One Paraburkholderia aromaticivorans genomic region harbors:
- the rseP gene encoding RIP metalloprotease RseP — MNLLIELLAFAVAIGVLVVVHEYGHYSVARLCGVKVLRFSIGFGKPLFQWVSPKTGTEWIIAALPLGGYVKMLDERETGAEPIPAEALPHAFNRQSVWRRFAIVAAGPVANFLLAIVLFALVFASGVTEPAAVVAAPAPNTPAAVAGFDGGETIVAVRAENAGESEPVRSWSDLRWKLLGAAFDHKRVVLSAKDAHGTSDFQLDLRGLSEKDVDDDFMSHLGFEPGGGKLTVAGVQPGSAAQKAGLIAGDRLRAVDGIPTDNATAFIAYVKSHAGKAVTLQVERGGKAAGKLEEVNIVPQAQRDETTGQQIGRIGAELATQVPSIDVHYGPVESLQLGARRTWDLAVYSVRMFGRMVVGEASLKNLSGPVTIADYAGKSARLGPSAFLSFLALVSISLGVLNLLPIPVLDGGHLLYYLVEAVTGKVVSDRWQLVFQRAGLACIVALSAIALFNDLARLIHF, encoded by the coding sequence ATGAACCTGCTGATCGAACTGCTCGCCTTCGCGGTCGCGATTGGCGTACTTGTGGTCGTCCACGAATATGGGCATTACAGCGTGGCGCGTCTGTGCGGCGTCAAGGTGCTGCGTTTTTCGATCGGCTTCGGCAAGCCGCTGTTCCAGTGGGTGAGTCCGAAGACGGGCACCGAATGGATCATTGCCGCGCTGCCGCTCGGCGGCTACGTGAAGATGCTCGACGAGCGCGAAACGGGCGCTGAGCCGATCCCCGCCGAAGCATTGCCGCATGCGTTCAACCGGCAGTCGGTGTGGCGCCGTTTTGCGATTGTCGCGGCCGGTCCGGTCGCGAATTTCCTGTTGGCCATCGTGCTGTTCGCGCTCGTCTTCGCCTCCGGCGTGACGGAGCCGGCAGCGGTGGTCGCGGCGCCCGCGCCGAATACGCCTGCGGCTGTTGCCGGTTTCGACGGCGGTGAAACGATTGTTGCCGTGCGTGCCGAGAACGCTGGCGAATCCGAGCCGGTGCGCTCATGGTCGGACCTGCGTTGGAAGTTGCTGGGTGCGGCATTCGATCACAAGCGCGTCGTGCTGAGTGCGAAAGATGCGCACGGTACGTCGGATTTTCAGCTCGATCTGCGCGGCCTCAGCGAGAAGGACGTCGACGATGATTTCATGTCGCATCTCGGTTTCGAACCGGGCGGTGGCAAGCTGACGGTCGCGGGTGTGCAGCCGGGCAGCGCGGCGCAAAAGGCAGGGCTGATCGCGGGTGATCGTCTGCGTGCCGTCGACGGTATTCCGACTGATAACGCCACGGCCTTCATCGCTTATGTAAAATCGCACGCCGGCAAAGCGGTGACGCTGCAGGTCGAGCGCGGCGGTAAGGCGGCGGGCAAGCTCGAAGAAGTGAACATCGTGCCGCAGGCACAGCGCGATGAAACAACGGGGCAGCAGATCGGCCGCATCGGCGCGGAACTGGCCACGCAAGTGCCGTCGATCGACGTGCATTACGGTCCGGTTGAAAGCCTGCAGTTGGGTGCGCGCCGCACGTGGGATCTCGCGGTTTACTCGGTGCGCATGTTCGGCAGGATGGTGGTCGGCGAGGCGTCGCTGAAAAATCTTTCCGGTCCGGTGACGATCGCCGATTACGCAGGAAAGAGCGCACGTCTAGGTCCTTCTGCATTCCTGTCGTTCCTGGCCCTTGTCAGTATTAGCCTTGGCGTACTGAACCTGTTACCAATTCCGGTATTGGACGGGGGTCATCTGTTATATTATTTGGTTGAAGCTGTGACCGGTAAAGTTGTCTCCGATCGCTGGCAACTCGTTTTTCAGAGGGCGGGTCTCGCCTGCATCGTCGCATTGTCGGCGATCGCGCTGTTCAACGATCTGGCTCGTTTAATCCATTTTTAA
- a CDS encoding phosphatidate cytidylyltransferase, whose translation MLKTRVITAIILLAVFLPVTLFAPVGAFGALIAFVVVFAAWEWARLLKLGGAGPVIYALVAAVALVASTRLGAGIEQARPLFQAAAIFWVIAGPFVLLRKPTLAQGAWRPFLFLAGIVVFVACWHALVAARMQGVPFVLSLLLLVWVADIGAYFSGKAFGKHKLAPAISPGKTWEGAIGGWLVVMIVAAAAVFLHAFEPTLYSALLAHWGAVRTLLALTLLVAFSVVGDLFESMMKRQAGVKDSSGLLPGHGGVLDRIDALLPVLPLAMLLLG comes from the coding sequence ATGCTAAAAACCCGTGTCATCACGGCGATCATCCTGCTGGCAGTGTTCCTGCCGGTCACGTTGTTCGCGCCGGTGGGCGCGTTCGGCGCGCTGATCGCTTTTGTCGTCGTGTTCGCCGCATGGGAGTGGGCGCGCCTGCTCAAGCTGGGCGGCGCGGGCCCCGTGATTTACGCGCTGGTGGCGGCGGTGGCGCTGGTCGCAAGCACGCGGCTCGGCGCCGGTATCGAGCAGGCCAGGCCGCTCTTCCAGGCAGCCGCTATTTTCTGGGTGATCGCCGGTCCGTTCGTGCTGCTGCGCAAGCCCACGCTCGCGCAGGGTGCCTGGCGTCCCTTCCTGTTTCTTGCCGGCATTGTGGTATTCGTCGCGTGCTGGCATGCTCTCGTCGCCGCGCGCATGCAGGGTGTGCCGTTCGTGCTGTCGCTGCTGCTATTGGTATGGGTGGCCGATATCGGCGCATACTTCTCCGGAAAAGCGTTCGGAAAGCACAAGCTGGCGCCTGCCATCAGTCCGGGTAAGACTTGGGAGGGCGCGATCGGCGGCTGGCTGGTGGTGATGATCGTCGCGGCGGCGGCGGTCTTTTTGCATGCGTTCGAGCCGACCCTGTATTCTGCGCTGCTGGCGCATTGGGGCGCCGTGCGTACGCTGCTCGCGCTGACCTTGCTGGTGGCATTCAGCGTGGTGGGCGACCTGTTCGAATCGATGATGAAACGCCAGGCCGGTGTGAAAGATTCAAGCGGCCTGTTGCCGGGGCACGGCGGCGTGCTCGATCGCATCGATGCCTTGTTGCCGGTGCTGCCGCTTGCCATGCTGCTGCTCGGCTAG
- the rpsB gene encoding 30S ribosomal protein S2, whose amino-acid sequence MAVTMRQMLEAGVHFGHQTRFWNPKMAPFIFGHRNKIHIINLEKTLPMYNDALKYARQLAANRGTILFVGTKRQSRDTIAEEAQRAGMPFVNARWLGGMLTNFKTLKVSIKRLKDMEAALEAGETERMSKKEALLFEREMAKLVKSIGGVKDMGGIPDAIFVVDVGYHKIAVTEANKLGIPVIAVVDTNHSPEGIDYVIPGNDDASKAVALYTAGVADAIVEGRASAVNEVVQAARGGDGDEFVEVNPEA is encoded by the coding sequence ATGGCAGTTACCATGCGTCAAATGCTGGAAGCCGGTGTCCACTTCGGTCACCAAACGCGCTTCTGGAACCCGAAGATGGCCCCCTTCATTTTCGGTCATCGCAACAAGATTCACATTATCAACCTCGAAAAGACGCTGCCGATGTACAACGACGCGCTGAAGTACGCGCGTCAACTGGCAGCGAATCGCGGCACCATCCTGTTCGTCGGCACGAAGCGTCAGTCGCGCGACACGATCGCTGAAGAAGCGCAACGCGCTGGCATGCCGTTCGTCAACGCACGCTGGCTCGGCGGCATGCTGACCAACTTCAAGACGCTGAAGGTCTCGATCAAGCGCCTGAAGGACATGGAAGCAGCGCTGGAAGCAGGCGAAACCGAACGCATGAGCAAGAAGGAAGCGCTCCTGTTCGAACGCGAAATGGCCAAGCTGGTCAAGTCGATCGGCGGCGTGAAAGACATGGGCGGCATTCCGGACGCGATTTTCGTGGTCGACGTCGGCTACCACAAGATTGCCGTGACCGAAGCCAACAAGCTCGGCATTCCGGTCATCGCCGTGGTCGACACGAACCACTCGCCGGAAGGCATCGACTACGTGATCCCGGGTAACGACGACGCATCGAAGGCTGTCGCTCTGTACACGGCTGGCGTGGCTGACGCGATCGTCGAAGGCCGTGCGAGCGCGGTCAACGAAGTGGTGCAAGCTGCACGTGGTGGCGACGGCGACGAGTTCGTCGAGGTCAACCCGGAAGCGTAA
- the uppS gene encoding polyprenyl diphosphate synthase: MTYTSSTVRVPDVAAVPRHIAIIMDGNGRWATQRRLPRVAGHTRGVDAVRAAVEACARQGVEYLTLFAFSSENWRRPNDEVSFLMRLFVTALEREIGKLHANGIRLRVVGDLSRFDTRIRDLIRRAETKTTRNTRLTLTIAANYGGRWDIMQATRKLAEQSALAGKAVEVTEDSFAEHLSMAYAPEPDLFIRTGGERRVSNFLLWQLAYTEFYFTDTFWPDFDADALGHAIASYAERERRFGRTSAQLEPQSQNVDSLPC; the protein is encoded by the coding sequence ATGACCTACACCAGTTCAACCGTGCGCGTGCCTGATGTCGCCGCGGTGCCGCGACATATCGCGATCATCATGGACGGCAACGGCCGTTGGGCCACCCAGCGGCGCTTGCCGCGCGTGGCGGGCCATACGCGCGGCGTCGACGCGGTGCGCGCGGCCGTCGAGGCCTGCGCCCGTCAGGGTGTCGAATATCTGACGCTGTTCGCTTTCAGCTCGGAAAACTGGCGCCGTCCGAACGACGAAGTGTCGTTCCTGATGCGCCTGTTTGTGACCGCGCTGGAGCGCGAGATCGGCAAGCTGCATGCGAACGGCATCCGTTTGCGCGTGGTGGGAGATCTATCCCGCTTCGATACGCGCATCCGCGACCTGATCAGGCGCGCGGAGACCAAAACCACGCGCAATACCCGTCTTACGCTGACGATCGCCGCGAACTACGGCGGCCGCTGGGACATCATGCAGGCCACCCGCAAGCTCGCCGAACAGTCGGCGCTGGCGGGTAAGGCGGTCGAGGTGACCGAGGACTCGTTCGCCGAGCACCTCTCCATGGCTTATGCGCCGGAGCCGGACCTCTTCATCCGCACCGGCGGCGAGCGTCGCGTCAGCAACTTCCTGCTGTGGCAGCTCGCGTACACCGAGTTCTACTTTACCGACACGTTCTGGCCGGATTTCGACGCCGACGCGCTCGGCCACGCCATCGCTTCGTACGCGGAGCGTGAACGCCGCTTTGGCCGCACCAGTGCTCAACTCGAGCCGCAATCGCAAAACGTCGATTCGCTTCCATGCTAA
- the pyrH gene encoding UMP kinase → MPTAYKRVLLKLSGEALMGDDAFGINRATIERMVADVAEVVRLGTQLAVVIGGGNIFRGVAGGAAGMDRATADYMGMLATMMNALALQDAMRHAGIEARVQSALRMDQVVEPYIRPRAIRQLEEGKVVIFAAGTGNPFFTTDTAAALRGSEIGAEVVLKATKVDGVYSADPKKDPSATRYTTISFDEAIGRNLQVMDATAFALCRDQKLPIRVFSIVKPGALKRIVQGDDEGTLVHV, encoded by the coding sequence ATGCCCACTGCCTATAAACGCGTCCTGCTCAAACTCTCCGGTGAAGCTCTGATGGGCGACGATGCCTTTGGCATCAATCGCGCGACCATCGAACGAATGGTGGCGGACGTGGCCGAAGTGGTCCGTCTCGGAACGCAGTTGGCCGTGGTGATCGGCGGCGGCAATATTTTCCGCGGCGTCGCGGGCGGCGCGGCGGGTATGGATCGCGCCACGGCCGACTACATGGGCATGCTGGCCACCATGATGAACGCGCTGGCGCTGCAGGATGCCATGCGCCACGCCGGCATCGAGGCGCGCGTGCAATCGGCGCTGCGCATGGACCAGGTGGTCGAGCCGTACATCCGGCCCCGCGCGATTCGCCAGCTCGAAGAAGGCAAAGTCGTGATTTTCGCGGCCGGCACCGGCAACCCGTTCTTTACGACCGACACGGCCGCCGCCTTGCGCGGCTCGGAAATCGGCGCGGAAGTCGTGCTGAAAGCAACCAAGGTAGACGGCGTTTATTCCGCCGACCCGAAGAAAGACCCGAGCGCGACGCGTTACACCACGATCAGCTTCGACGAGGCGATCGGCCGCAATCTGCAGGTGATGGACGCCACGGCGTTCGCGCTGTGCCGCGACCAGAAACTGCCGATCCGGGTGTTTTCGATCGTCAAACCGGGCGCACTTAAGCGCATCGTACAAGGCGACGACGAGGGTACCCTCGTCCACGTGTAA
- the bamA gene encoding outer membrane protein assembly factor BamA, with translation MFKPHRFVPKTVIAAAFAAHGLVAHATTPFVVQDIRIEGLQRVEPGTVFAYLPIKQGDTFSDDKASEAIRALYATGFFNDVKIATEGNVVIVQVLERPAIGTIDFAGIHEFDKENLTKALRAVGLSQGRYYDKALVDKAEQELKRQYLTRGYYAAEVTTTITPIDRNRVSVLFSVAEGPSAKIRQINFIGNKVFSTGTLRDEMQLSTPNWFSWYTKNDLYAKDKLTGDLENVRSYYLNRGYLEFNIESTQVSITPDKKDMYLTVTLHEGEPYTISNIKLAGNLLDREPELAKLIKIKPGDRFSAEKLQATTKAIVDKLGEYGYAFATVNAQPQIDQANHKVDLTLQVDPSRRVYVRRINVVGNTRTRDEVVRREMRQLESSWFDSNRLALSKDRINRLGYFTDVDVTTVPVEGTPDQVDVDVKVAEKPTGAITLGAGFSSTDKVVLSAGVSQDNVFGSGTSLSVNVNTAKTYRTLTVTQVDPYFTVDGIKRITDVYYRTYQPLYYSTDSSFKIVTIGGDLKFGIPFSEVDTVYFGAGLEQNQLDIDANTPQSYIDYVHEFGRVSNNVPITVGWSRDARDSALVPSRGYFTQANAEYGTPIGGTQYYKADINAQYYYSFSRGFVLGFNFQGGYGNGLGGKPYPIFKNYYAGGIGSVRGYEPSSLGPRDAKTNDPIGGSKLLVGNIELTFPLPGTGYDRTLRVFTFLDAGNVWGTEGNSIGANGLRYGYGVGLAWISPIGPLKLSLGFPLTKHEGDQYQKFQFQIGTAF, from the coding sequence TTGTTTAAACCTCATCGCTTTGTTCCAAAGACGGTTATAGCCGCGGCATTCGCCGCGCATGGGCTGGTTGCTCACGCAACGACGCCCTTCGTGGTGCAAGACATCCGGATCGAGGGATTGCAACGCGTCGAACCTGGTACCGTGTTCGCCTACCTGCCCATCAAGCAAGGCGACACTTTCAGCGACGACAAGGCATCGGAGGCCATTCGCGCCCTGTATGCCACGGGCTTCTTCAACGACGTCAAGATCGCGACCGAAGGTAACGTCGTCATCGTGCAGGTGCTGGAACGTCCGGCCATCGGCACGATCGACTTCGCCGGCATTCATGAGTTCGACAAGGAAAACCTGACCAAGGCGCTGCGCGCCGTGGGTTTGTCGCAAGGCCGTTACTACGACAAAGCGTTGGTCGACAAGGCCGAGCAGGAACTGAAGCGTCAGTATCTGACGCGCGGCTACTACGCCGCTGAAGTCACCACCACGATCACGCCGATCGACCGCAATCGCGTGTCGGTGCTGTTCTCGGTGGCCGAAGGTCCGAGCGCGAAGATCCGCCAGATCAACTTCATCGGCAACAAGGTGTTCAGCACGGGTACGCTGCGCGACGAAATGCAGTTGTCCACGCCGAACTGGTTCTCGTGGTACACGAAGAACGACCTGTACGCGAAAGACAAGCTCACCGGCGACCTCGAAAACGTCCGCTCGTATTATCTGAATCGCGGCTATCTCGAGTTCAACATCGAGTCGACCCAGGTGTCGATCACGCCGGACAAGAAGGACATGTATCTGACGGTCACGCTGCACGAAGGCGAGCCGTACACGATTTCGAATATCAAGCTGGCGGGTAATCTGCTCGATCGCGAGCCGGAGCTGGCCAAGCTCATCAAGATCAAACCGGGCGACCGCTTCTCGGCTGAAAAGCTGCAAGCTACCACCAAGGCTATCGTCGACAAGCTGGGCGAGTACGGCTATGCGTTCGCTACCGTCAATGCGCAGCCGCAGATCGATCAGGCCAATCACAAGGTCGACCTGACGCTGCAGGTGGACCCGAGCCGTCGCGTCTACGTGCGCCGCATCAACGTGGTCGGCAACACGCGTACGCGTGACGAAGTGGTGCGCCGCGAAATGCGCCAGCTCGAAAGCTCGTGGTTCGATTCGAACCGCCTCGCGCTGTCGAAAGACCGGATCAACCGTCTCGGCTACTTCACGGATGTCGACGTGACCACGGTGCCCGTCGAAGGCACGCCGGACCAGGTCGATGTCGACGTCAAGGTGGCCGAAAAACCGACCGGCGCGATCACGCTGGGTGCGGGCTTCTCGTCGACTGACAAGGTGGTGCTGTCGGCCGGCGTGTCGCAAGACAACGTGTTCGGTTCGGGCACGAGTCTCTCGGTGAACGTGAATACCGCCAAGACGTACCGTACGTTGACGGTCACGCAGGTCGACCCGTACTTCACGGTCGACGGCATCAAGCGCATTACCGACGTCTACTACCGTACGTATCAGCCGCTGTACTACTCGACGGATTCGAGCTTCAAGATCGTCACGATCGGTGGCGACCTGAAGTTCGGCATTCCGTTCTCGGAAGTCGACACGGTGTACTTCGGTGCCGGCCTCGAGCAGAACCAGCTGGACATCGACGCGAACACGCCGCAGAGCTACATCGACTACGTGCACGAGTTCGGCCGCGTGTCGAACAACGTGCCGATCACCGTGGGCTGGTCGCGCGACGCGCGTGACAGCGCGCTGGTACCGAGCCGTGGCTACTTCACGCAGGCGAACGCCGAATACGGTACGCCGATCGGTGGCACGCAGTACTACAAGGCCGACATCAACGCGCAGTACTATTATTCGTTTTCGCGTGGGTTCGTGCTGGGCTTCAACTTCCAGGGCGGTTACGGTAACGGTCTCGGCGGCAAGCCTTATCCGATTTTCAAGAACTACTATGCGGGCGGTATCGGTTCGGTGCGGGGCTACGAGCCGAGCTCGCTGGGTCCGCGCGACGCCAAGACGAACGACCCGATCGGCGGCTCGAAGCTGCTGGTGGGTAACATCGAATTGACGTTCCCGCTGCCGGGCACGGGCTACGACCGCACGTTGCGTGTCTTCACGTTCCTCGACGCCGGTAACGTCTGGGGCACGGAAGGCAACAGTATCGGCGCTAATGGCCTGCGTTACGGCTACGGTGTGGGTCTGGCGTGGATCTCGCCGATTGGCCCGCTCAAGCTCAGCCTGGGCTTCCCGCTCACGAAGCACGAAGGCGACCAGTATCAGAAATTCCAGTTCCAGATCGGGACGGCATTCTGA
- a CDS encoding 1-deoxy-D-xylulose-5-phosphate reductoisomerase, producing MQKRLTLLGSTGSIGDSTLDVVARHPERFSIYALSAHRNGDKLVEQCLRFQPEVAVVGDAGTAASVAAKLREAGCKTEVTYGPQALVDVSKSAGCDTVVAAIVGAAGLAPSLAAARAGKRILLANKEALVMSGAIFMDAVRDNGAVLLPVDSEHNAIFQCLPREAELHGGVSKIILTASGGPFRTREPATLVDVTPEEACKHPNWVMGRKISVDSATMMNKGLEVIEAHWLFGLPGERIEVLIHPQSVIHSMVSYADGSVLAQLGNPDMRTPIAHALAFPDRVDSGVAQLDLLQVASLSFEKPDYTRFPCLALAVKALAEGGLASAALNAANEIAVEAFLARQIGFMTIAKVVDAVLNALPNRSAHALEDVIEADAAARRAAAEFIARLPDGARRTERAVQ from the coding sequence ATGCAAAAACGTCTGACATTGCTCGGTTCCACGGGCTCGATTGGAGACAGCACGCTCGACGTCGTCGCGCGTCATCCCGAGCGTTTTTCGATTTATGCGTTGAGCGCGCATCGCAACGGCGACAAGCTCGTCGAGCAATGCCTGCGCTTTCAACCTGAAGTCGCGGTGGTCGGCGACGCCGGCACGGCCGCAAGCGTCGCGGCGAAATTGCGCGAGGCGGGTTGCAAGACCGAGGTCACGTATGGACCGCAGGCGCTCGTCGACGTGTCGAAGAGCGCCGGCTGCGATACGGTGGTGGCGGCGATCGTCGGCGCGGCCGGCCTTGCGCCGAGCCTCGCCGCCGCGCGCGCCGGCAAGCGTATCCTGCTCGCCAACAAGGAAGCGCTGGTCATGTCCGGCGCGATCTTCATGGACGCGGTGCGCGACAACGGCGCCGTGCTCCTGCCGGTCGACAGCGAACACAACGCGATTTTCCAATGCCTGCCGCGCGAAGCCGAGCTGCACGGCGGCGTCTCCAAGATTATTCTGACCGCGTCGGGCGGCCCGTTCCGCACCCGCGAACCGGCCACGCTCGTCGACGTCACGCCGGAAGAAGCCTGTAAGCATCCGAACTGGGTCATGGGCCGCAAGATTTCGGTCGACTCGGCCACCATGATGAACAAGGGTCTCGAAGTGATTGAGGCGCACTGGCTGTTCGGTCTGCCGGGCGAGCGCATCGAGGTGCTGATTCACCCGCAAAGCGTGATCCACTCGATGGTGTCCTACGCCGACGGTTCGGTGCTCGCACAACTCGGCAATCCCGACATGCGCACGCCGATCGCGCACGCGCTGGCGTTTCCGGATCGCGTCGATTCGGGCGTGGCGCAACTCGATCTGCTGCAGGTCGCCTCGCTCTCGTTCGAAAAGCCGGATTACACGCGCTTTCCGTGTCTCGCACTTGCCGTGAAGGCGCTGGCCGAGGGTGGCCTGGCAAGCGCGGCGCTGAACGCCGCGAACGAAATTGCGGTTGAAGCGTTCCTTGCGCGCCAGATCGGTTTCATGACGATTGCCAAGGTGGTCGATGCGGTGCTCAACGCGTTGCCGAACCGCAGCGCGCACGCGCTCGAAGACGTGATCGAAGCGGATGCCGCAGCGCGTCGCGCCGCTGCCGAATTCATCGCGCGTCTGCCCGACGGCGCCCGTCGCACGGAACGCGCCGTCCAGTGA
- the tsf gene encoding translation elongation factor Ts, with amino-acid sequence MAAITASMVAELRAKTDAPMMECKKALTEADGDMARAEELLRVKLGNKASKAASRVTAEGVVASFIGGNAGSLVELNCETDFVSKNDDFLGFSKKVAELVATQNPADVAALAALPLEGSTVDAVRLALVGKIGENLSIRRFVRFDTVNKLAAYLHGTRIGVLVEYTGADEQVGKDVAMHIAAMKPVSLSSDDVPADLIAKERSIAEQKAAESGKPAEIVAKMVDGSVQKYLKEVSLLNQTFVKNDKQTIEQMLKAGNSSVQKFALFVVGEGIEKKQDDFAAEVAAQVAAAKQQ; translated from the coding sequence ATGGCGGCAATTACCGCAAGCATGGTTGCAGAACTGCGCGCAAAGACCGACGCGCCGATGATGGAATGCAAGAAGGCGCTGACGGAAGCCGACGGCGACATGGCGCGCGCTGAAGAGCTGCTGCGCGTGAAGCTGGGCAACAAGGCCAGCAAGGCAGCGTCGCGCGTGACGGCTGAAGGCGTGGTTGCATCGTTCATCGGCGGCAACGCGGGTTCGCTGGTCGAACTGAACTGCGAAACCGACTTCGTTTCGAAGAACGACGACTTCCTGGGTTTCTCGAAGAAGGTCGCTGAACTGGTCGCCACGCAAAACCCGGCTGACGTCGCGGCGCTGGCGGCACTGCCGCTGGAAGGCTCGACGGTCGACGCAGTGCGTTTGGCACTGGTCGGCAAGATCGGTGAAAACCTGTCGATCCGCCGTTTCGTGCGTTTCGACACGGTCAACAAGCTGGCAGCGTACCTGCACGGCACGCGTATCGGCGTGCTGGTCGAGTACACCGGCGCGGACGAGCAGGTCGGCAAGGACGTCGCAATGCACATCGCCGCGATGAAGCCGGTTTCGCTGTCGTCGGACGACGTGCCGGCGGATCTGATCGCCAAGGAACGCAGCATTGCTGAACAGAAGGCTGCGGAATCGGGCAAGCCGGCTGAAATCGTCGCCAAGATGGTCGACGGCAGCGTGCAGAAGTACCTGAAGGAAGTGTCGCTGCTGAACCAGACGTTCGTTAAGAACGACAAGCAGACGATCGAACAGATGCTGAAGGCTGGCAACTCGAGCGTGCAGAAGTTCGCGCTGTTCGTGGTCGGCGAAGGCATTGAGAAGAAGCAGGACGACTTCGCAGCTGAAGTGGCCGCTCAAGTCGCTGCTGCAAAGCAACAATAA
- the frr gene encoding ribosome recycling factor, translated as MSVADIRKGAEQKMQRSIDAFKNDLSKIRTGRAHTGLLDHIQCDYYGSPVPISQVANLTLIDARTIGVQPWEKKMVQVVEKAIRESDLGLNPATQGDVIRVPMPALTEERRRELTKVVKSEAETAKVAVRNLRRDANEQLKKLVKDKEISEDDERRAGDDVQKLTDKFVTEIDKLVVTKEAEIMTV; from the coding sequence ATGTCTGTGGCTGATATCAGGAAGGGCGCTGAACAAAAGATGCAGCGCTCCATCGACGCGTTCAAGAACGACCTGTCGAAGATCCGCACGGGCCGTGCGCATACGGGCCTGCTCGATCACATCCAGTGCGACTACTACGGTTCGCCGGTGCCGATTTCGCAAGTCGCGAACCTGACGCTGATCGACGCACGCACGATCGGCGTGCAGCCGTGGGAAAAGAAGATGGTGCAGGTCGTCGAAAAGGCGATCCGCGAGTCGGACCTCGGTCTGAACCCGGCCACGCAAGGCGACGTGATCCGCGTGCCGATGCCCGCGCTCACCGAAGAACGCCGCCGCGAACTGACCAAGGTGGTCAAGAGCGAAGCGGAAACGGCCAAGGTGGCGGTGCGCAACCTGCGTCGCGACGCCAACGAGCAGTTGAAAAAGCTCGTGAAAGATAAGGAAATTTCGGAAGACGACGAGCGTCGTGCAGGTGACGACGTTCAGAAGCTGACGGACAAGTTCGTCACCGAAATCGACAAGCTCGTCGTGACGAAAGAAGCCGAGATCATGACGGTCTGA
- the map gene encoding type I methionyl aminopeptidase, whose product MAITLKNEHDIAQMRVACKLASEVLDYITPFVTAGITTGELDRLCHEYMLKEQGTVPAPLNYQPPGYPPYPKATCISVNDVICHGIPGDKTLKNGDALNIDVTVIKEGYFGDTSRMFIVGEGSIMAKRLVQTTFECMWVGIDQVRPGAHLGDIGYAIQKHAEGQGYSVVREYCGHGIGTVFHEDPQILHYGRPGTGLELQTGMIFTIEPMINAGRRDIRTMPDQWTVKTKDRSLSAQWEHTILVTETGYDVLTVSAGTPARPPVVAATA is encoded by the coding sequence ATGGCTATTACGCTCAAAAACGAACACGATATCGCGCAGATGCGCGTCGCCTGCAAACTGGCAAGCGAAGTGCTCGACTACATCACCCCGTTCGTCACCGCCGGCATCACGACCGGCGAACTCGACCGTCTGTGCCACGAATACATGCTGAAGGAACAGGGCACGGTTCCGGCACCGCTGAATTACCAGCCGCCAGGCTACCCGCCCTATCCGAAGGCCACCTGTATTTCGGTCAACGACGTGATCTGCCACGGCATTCCCGGCGACAAGACGCTGAAGAACGGCGACGCGCTCAATATCGACGTCACCGTCATCAAGGAAGGCTATTTCGGCGACACCAGCCGCATGTTCATCGTCGGTGAAGGCTCGATCATGGCGAAGCGGCTCGTCCAGACCACCTTTGAATGCATGTGGGTCGGCATCGACCAGGTGCGCCCGGGCGCGCATCTCGGCGACATCGGCTACGCGATCCAGAAGCATGCGGAAGGCCAGGGCTACAGCGTGGTGCGCGAATACTGCGGCCACGGCATCGGCACGGTATTCCACGAAGACCCGCAGATCCTGCATTACGGCCGTCCCGGCACCGGGCTCGAACTGCAAACCGGCATGATCTTCACGATCGAACCGATGATCAACGCCGGCCGCCGCGACATCCGCACCATGCCGGACCAGTGGACCGTCAAGACCAAGGACCGCAGCCTGTCGGCGCAGTGGGAACATACCATCCTCGTCACCGAAACCGGCTACGACGTGCTGACCGTGTCCGCCGGCACGCCCGCGCGTCCGCCGGTCGTCGCGGCCACGGCCTGA